One genomic window of Mogibacterium diversum includes the following:
- a CDS encoding ABC transporter ATP-binding protein/permease has translation MIKLQHVNKFFNKRKANEIHVINDTSLELPETGIVALLGPSGCGKTTLLNAIGGLDKVNSGKIFIDDACISKMRASKVDSIRNAKIGYIFQNFNLLDRMTVFENVAIALRMIGIKDKHVIKERVNYCLKSVGIYQFRNKTTDALSGGQRQRVAIARAIVKNPRIIIADEPTGNLDSANTIEVMNIIKTISRDRLVLLVTHEKKIAEFYSSRIIDMKDGKVVGDRENDTDNYLDYQLENKIYLKDMPKHDAYGNQDIQVDVYSDGLSEAGIKLVLRAGNLYVDTGGKYNVVDENSNIELIDDHYSAMDSSIYENNRFEYDKYLPEGYKARYTSLYSPIKMFTNGFKTVAKFNRLKKLLLIGFMFASIFTFVAVSNVLGALDIKEKDFLTTNANYITVNNTKKDPTLAETLRNTKGVRAAFTGNTQVMLRMPFTEYLQSSNYEMQFGASITPMSVLKEEELYKGKLPTDDRGIVIDKLLVDKMFKSRVVQEVGIIKTSDLIGRKIKVKNLGEFTITGISNLNSPSAFFADSYCQDVLMYSQSTSTLDAPSSMPIEDANEGSNQDSDNPITDYAYAPSSIKIKKGKAPANDYEVVVRDTHEEDMPLNKEISANINNHKLKVVGYYTTDSQDDDAYYTTNHTILLGYISKQRVVSVYSDEPGVLADKLTEQGYSVQINYDRDKEKYELSEAQNIRSTFTAAGIIILVALIELFLMLRSSFLSRIKEVGTMRAIGLKKRDIYKMFIGEIAVITAITAIPGIAGAYYVLSHTTALLGAKFYIAPWVAVLSFLVLMLFNLIVGLMPVFQTMRKTPAAILARVDI, from the coding sequence ATGATTAAGTTGCAACATGTAAATAAGTTTTTCAATAAGCGTAAAGCTAATGAAATACATGTAATTAACGACACCTCTCTGGAGTTACCGGAGACCGGCATTGTAGCGCTACTCGGACCATCTGGATGTGGCAAGACGACGCTTTTAAATGCTATCGGAGGACTTGATAAGGTTAATTCGGGCAAGATATTTATCGATGATGCTTGCATATCCAAGATGAGAGCATCGAAGGTAGATTCGATACGTAATGCTAAGATAGGGTATATTTTCCAAAACTTTAACCTGCTCGACAGGATGACGGTATTCGAAAATGTCGCAATTGCGCTTAGAATGATTGGGATCAAAGATAAGCATGTAATCAAAGAACGTGTTAATTACTGCCTAAAGTCAGTAGGAATCTATCAGTTTAGAAACAAGACGACCGATGCGCTCTCAGGAGGACAAAGACAGCGCGTCGCAATCGCGCGTGCCATTGTCAAGAATCCGCGCATCATCATAGCCGATGAGCCGACTGGAAACCTCGATAGTGCGAACACAATCGAGGTCATGAATATCATCAAGACTATTTCGAGGGACAGACTAGTTCTGCTCGTAACACACGAGAAGAAAATAGCGGAGTTCTATTCATCGAGAATCATAGACATGAAGGATGGAAAGGTCGTCGGCGATAGAGAAAACGATACTGATAACTATCTTGATTATCAACTAGAGAATAAGATATATCTCAAGGATATGCCTAAACATGATGCATATGGCAACCAAGATATTCAGGTTGATGTTTATAGCGATGGGCTTTCTGAGGCTGGTATAAAGCTAGTCCTTAGAGCTGGTAATCTGTACGTAGATACAGGTGGTAAATATAACGTTGTGGACGAGAATTCCAATATCGAACTAATCGATGACCATTACTCGGCGATGGATTCCAGTATATACGAGAATAATCGCTTCGAGTATGACAAGTATCTGCCTGAAGGATATAAGGCTAGGTACACCTCGCTGTACTCGCCAATCAAGATGTTTACAAACGGGTTCAAGACAGTTGCGAAGTTCAACAGACTCAAGAAACTGTTGCTCATAGGATTTATGTTCGCTTCGATATTCACATTTGTAGCTGTAAGCAATGTGCTCGGAGCTCTGGATATCAAAGAAAAAGACTTTCTCACCACTAATGCGAACTATATAACTGTTAATAACACCAAGAAGGACCCAACACTCGCCGAAACGCTTCGGAACACCAAGGGGGTGAGAGCCGCGTTTACAGGCAATACGCAGGTGATGCTGAGGATGCCATTTACCGAATATCTGCAGAGCTCAAATTACGAGATGCAGTTTGGCGCGTCGATAACACCGATGAGTGTGCTCAAGGAAGAAGAGCTGTATAAGGGCAAGCTTCCGACTGACGATAGAGGCATTGTCATAGATAAACTGCTTGTGGACAAGATGTTCAAGTCGAGAGTTGTTCAGGAAGTCGGTATAATCAAGACATCCGATCTAATTGGTCGAAAAATCAAAGTGAAAAACCTCGGAGAATTCACGATAACAGGGATTTCGAATTTAAATTCACCATCTGCTTTCTTTGCAGACAGCTACTGCCAGGATGTGCTCATGTATAGCCAGTCAACTTCGACACTCGATGCACCTTCTAGCATGCCAATAGAAGATGCGAATGAAGGATCCAATCAAGACAGCGATAATCCAATCACAGATTATGCTTATGCACCTTCGTCAATCAAGATCAAGAAGGGCAAGGCGCCAGCGAATGATTACGAGGTTGTAGTGCGAGATACTCATGAAGAGGATATGCCACTTAACAAAGAGATTTCCGCAAACATAAACAATCATAAGCTCAAGGTAGTCGGATACTACACGACAGATTCACAAGATGACGATGCGTACTACACGACTAATCACACAATCCTGCTAGGATATATATCAAAGCAGAGAGTTGTATCCGTGTACTCGGATGAACCAGGTGTGCTTGCTGACAAACTTACTGAGCAGGGTTATTCGGTGCAAATCAACTATGACCGTGATAAGGAGAAGTATGAGCTTTCAGAAGCACAGAATATCAGAAGCACATTCACTGCAGCGGGGATTATCATCTTAGTTGCGCTAATAGAGCTCTTCTTGATGCTTAGGTCGTCATTCCTCTCTAGAATTAAGGAAGTTGGCACAATGAGAGCCATCGGGCTCAAGAAACGCGACATATATAAGATGTTCATAGGAGAGATTGCAGTAATCACGGCGATTACAGCTATTCCTGGTATAGCGGGCGCTTATTACGTGCTCAGCCATACAACAGCGCTACTTGGAGCGAAGTTCTATATTGCTCCTTGGGTAGCCGTACTGTCATTCCTTGTTCTCATGCTGTTTAACCTAATAGTTGGATTGATGCCGGTCTTCCAGACGATGCGCAAGACACCGGCAGCGATATTGGCAAGGGTGGATATCTAG
- a CDS encoding penicillin-binding transpeptidase domain-containing protein: MRKLERRANICLLLAAALFIGILIFTWRFVTKGQDWASFYGNRQIYTNGEVNRGTIYDRNGVMLLNCTKDGLVYPSDASLRKATVHAVGDPKGNIATGAINVFRPQLIGYDLLNGTYDTTKDGSKINLTIDAKANLAAYKALGNRQGMVGVYNYKTGEIMAMVCTPSVDPKGSLPTNSSSSEYFNTFLSGRLTPGSTFKTVTAAAAIDNVDDIDDFSFNCTGVTYVNGSPIKCTERHGHVDFEMALAKSCNGAFGEITRKVGASAMKDYVKKIGLTNSLDINGIKTAKGTFVFPKDDPVKLSWAGIGQADDLVNPASMMVYMGAIANGGKAINPYIIGSSNFLKKVTGGDSLGNYLSSGTAGKMKSMMKNDVKVTYGESNFRGLDIYAKSGTAETGSGTPDAWFVGFIDDADHPYAFVVWVKNGGTGYKVAGPVAYKTLLALVQNN; encoded by the coding sequence ATGCGGAAACTAGAGCGTAGAGCGAACATCTGTCTGCTACTCGCCGCGGCGCTATTCATAGGAATATTGATTTTTACATGGAGGTTCGTAACAAAGGGACAAGATTGGGCGAGCTTCTATGGAAATAGGCAGATATATACTAATGGTGAAGTCAACCGCGGCACTATCTATGACAGAAATGGCGTGATGCTGCTTAACTGCACAAAGGATGGACTCGTGTATCCTTCTGATGCTTCACTTAGAAAGGCAACTGTACATGCGGTTGGAGATCCAAAGGGCAATATTGCGACAGGTGCAATCAACGTATTTAGACCGCAGCTCATAGGGTATGACCTGCTAAACGGGACCTATGATACCACTAAGGACGGAAGCAAAATCAATTTGACCATAGATGCAAAGGCTAATTTAGCTGCGTACAAGGCGCTAGGTAATCGTCAGGGGATGGTCGGAGTATACAACTATAAAACCGGAGAGATAATGGCCATGGTATGCACGCCATCTGTTGATCCTAAAGGGTCACTTCCGACGAATTCCAGTTCATCTGAATATTTCAATACATTCCTATCGGGAAGGCTCACGCCGGGTTCGACATTTAAGACAGTAACCGCTGCGGCGGCAATTGATAATGTCGATGATATAGATGATTTCAGCTTTAACTGTACTGGTGTTACGTATGTAAATGGGTCACCGATAAAGTGCACGGAGCGACATGGACATGTTGACTTCGAGATGGCGCTCGCAAAGTCTTGTAACGGTGCATTTGGAGAAATCACTCGTAAGGTTGGCGCAAGTGCCATGAAGGATTACGTCAAGAAGATTGGGCTGACAAACTCACTCGATATAAACGGAATTAAGACAGCAAAGGGGACATTCGTTTTTCCAAAGGATGACCCAGTTAAACTTAGTTGGGCGGGAATCGGGCAGGCAGATGATCTCGTAAATCCTGCCTCGATGATGGTCTACATGGGAGCAATTGCCAATGGCGGCAAAGCTATAAATCCTTATATAATAGGTTCATCTAATTTCCTTAAAAAGGTTACTGGCGGTGATTCATTAGGTAATTACCTAAGCAGTGGCACCGCAGGTAAGATGAAGAGCATGATGAAAAATGACGTTAAGGTTACATATGGAGAGAGTAATTTCCGAGGGCTCGACATCTATGCAAAGTCTGGAACAGCAGAGACGGGGAGCGGAACACCTGATGCGTGGTTTGTTGGATTTATAGATGATGCAGATCATCCATATGCTTTCGTAGTATGGGTGAAAAACGGTGGCACAGGCTATAAGGTTGCAGGACCTGTGGCTTACAAGACTTTGCTTGCGCTAGTGCAGAACAACTAG
- a CDS encoding glutamine--tRNA ligase/YqeY domain fusion protein, giving the protein MATDKEHSLETTMRSNFIHNMIDEDLAEGKYQEVYTRFPPEPNGYLHIGHAKSICLNFGTAKKYGGKCNLRYDDTNPVKEDMEYVNSIEEDVRWLGFEWDEKRWASDYFDTMYDAAVQLIKKGKAYVCELTAEQMKEYRGTLTEPGKESPYRNRTAQENLALFEDMRAGKYGDGEAVLRAKIDMSSPNINMRDPIIYRVAHATHHNTGDKWCIYPMYDFAHPIEDAIEGISHSICTLEFEDHRPLYDWVLNEVGFWNPQPRQIEFARLNITNMLMSKRYLKKLVDEGTVSGWDDPRMPTIAGIRRRGYTPEAIRSFCDDIGVAKSNSTVDFAQLETSVRDDLQFKVAARNVVMNPIKVVITNYPEGQIETCEVENNRNVPELGEREIPFGRELWIDGDDFMEVPVKKYFRLFPGNEVRLKGGYFITCNEVVKNEDGSIKELLCTYDPETKSGTEGGNRKVKGTIHFVEASTAVKIKIREYQTLMIEDEEGNLELNPDSLHETWGYAEPSVSDVKAGERFQFFRKGYYIADSELTTDDEKVFNSIVSLKSSWKK; this is encoded by the coding sequence ATGGCTACCGATAAAGAGCATTCACTAGAAACTACGATGAGAAGCAATTTCATTCACAACATGATAGATGAGGATTTAGCGGAGGGTAAGTACCAAGAGGTGTATACGAGGTTTCCACCGGAACCTAACGGATATCTGCATATTGGACACGCTAAGTCCATTTGCCTTAACTTCGGAACGGCTAAGAAATATGGCGGGAAATGCAACCTCAGATACGATGATACCAATCCTGTAAAGGAGGATATGGAATACGTAAATTCAATTGAGGAGGATGTGCGTTGGCTCGGCTTCGAGTGGGATGAGAAGAGGTGGGCTTCTGATTACTTCGACACTATGTATGACGCTGCGGTTCAGCTCATCAAGAAGGGCAAGGCTTATGTCTGCGAGCTCACAGCTGAGCAGATGAAGGAGTACAGAGGAACTCTCACTGAACCTGGCAAGGAGAGTCCATATAGAAATCGAACAGCTCAGGAAAACCTAGCTCTATTTGAAGATATGAGAGCTGGGAAGTATGGTGACGGTGAGGCGGTGCTTCGTGCCAAGATTGATATGAGCTCACCTAATATAAATATGCGAGATCCTATTATATATAGAGTTGCACATGCTACTCACCACAACACCGGTGATAAATGGTGCATATATCCTATGTATGATTTCGCTCATCCGATTGAAGATGCGATTGAAGGGATTTCACATTCCATCTGTACGCTCGAGTTCGAGGATCATAGACCACTGTACGATTGGGTGCTTAATGAAGTTGGGTTTTGGAATCCACAGCCAAGACAGATTGAGTTCGCAAGGCTCAACATCACCAATATGCTTATGAGTAAGAGATATCTCAAGAAGCTCGTTGATGAAGGTACTGTTTCAGGATGGGATGATCCACGTATGCCTACAATTGCGGGCATTAGAAGACGTGGATATACACCAGAGGCAATCAGAAGCTTCTGCGATGATATCGGTGTAGCTAAGTCCAACTCGACAGTTGACTTTGCACAGCTCGAGACTAGCGTGCGTGATGATCTCCAGTTTAAGGTTGCTGCTCGTAATGTCGTAATGAATCCGATTAAGGTAGTGATTACAAACTATCCAGAAGGGCAGATTGAGACTTGCGAGGTTGAGAACAATAGAAATGTTCCTGAACTTGGAGAGAGAGAAATTCCGTTTGGTCGTGAACTATGGATAGACGGAGATGATTTCATGGAAGTGCCTGTCAAGAAGTATTTCAGGCTATTCCCTGGCAACGAGGTTAGACTTAAGGGCGGTTATTTTATCACGTGCAACGAGGTTGTTAAGAACGAAGATGGCTCCATCAAGGAACTGCTCTGCACTTACGATCCAGAGACTAAGAGTGGAACCGAAGGCGGAAATCGCAAGGTAAAGGGCACAATTCATTTCGTAGAGGCTTCTACAGCAGTGAAGATTAAGATACGAGAGTATCAGACACTCATGATTGAAGATGAGGAAGGCAATCTAGAGCTAAATCCTGATTCGCTACACGAGACCTGGGGCTATGCTGAACCATCAGTTTCTGATGTCAAAGCTGGCGAGAGATTTCAGTTCTTCCGCAAGGGGTATTATATTGCGGATAGCGAGCTAACGACTGATGACGAGAAGGTGTTTAACAGCATCGTAAGTCTCAAGAGCTCCTGGAAGAAATAG
- a CDS encoding Na+/H+ antiporter NhaC family protein, whose translation MIRINKSRIMYVFGLTALFIAAVPIVAMAADSKPAMYATIWAVLPPIVAIGLALITKEVYSSLFIGILAGGLVYSGMNFPKFMNHVMIDGFVSSLSSAGNVGILVFLVILGMLVAMMNLSGGSAAFGNWAAQRIKTRRGAQYSTVTLGILIFVDDYFNCLTVGSVMKPLTDKYNISRAKLAYLIDATAAPVCILAPISSWAAAVSGFVEGKNGLSIFIQAIPYNFYALLTIAMMFMIITMNFDYGKMAAYEKNAVENGDLFTVQDTAALKNDSAAETVHKGIVMDLMFPVIILIISCITGMLYTGGFWRGKSFVTAFAGCDASTSLVLGSVVSLVITVVYYMIRRVVPFSELMECVPEGFKSMVSPILVLTMAWTLKTMTDSLGLAQFVANMMDKIPGGLIMIIPAMFFLVSCALGFASGTSWGTFGILIPIALAVTANRPDMMIVLISSCMAGGVCGDHCSPISDTTIMSSAGAAVRHLSHVETQLPYAMTVLAVSAVCYVIAGIMESPWVALAVGLVLLYVVLRFFKRREGSYVVDEAQAIETATARG comes from the coding sequence ATGATACGCATTAACAAAAGCAGAATTATGTACGTGTTCGGGCTTACCGCACTCTTCATAGCGGCTGTGCCGATTGTAGCAATGGCTGCTGACAGTAAGCCAGCAATGTATGCAACGATATGGGCTGTTCTACCGCCTATCGTCGCTATCGGACTAGCACTCATAACAAAAGAAGTATACAGCTCGCTGTTCATCGGAATTCTTGCAGGTGGACTTGTATATTCTGGAATGAATTTCCCTAAATTCATGAATCATGTGATGATAGATGGATTCGTTTCATCACTGTCTTCAGCGGGAAATGTAGGGATCCTAGTATTCCTAGTTATACTCGGTATGCTCGTAGCTATGATGAATCTATCCGGCGGTTCCGCTGCTTTCGGAAATTGGGCAGCTCAGAGGATAAAAACTCGCCGTGGCGCACAGTACTCGACCGTTACTCTAGGAATTCTCATTTTCGTAGACGACTACTTCAACTGTCTAACTGTTGGTAGTGTTATGAAGCCACTCACTGACAAATACAACATATCGAGAGCTAAGCTCGCATATTTAATAGATGCAACTGCAGCGCCAGTCTGCATTTTAGCTCCTATTTCATCTTGGGCTGCAGCTGTAAGCGGTTTTGTAGAGGGAAAAAATGGTCTAAGCATATTTATTCAGGCTATCCCTTACAACTTCTACGCACTTCTCACCATCGCCATGATGTTCATGATTATAACTATGAACTTCGACTATGGAAAAATGGCAGCTTATGAGAAAAATGCCGTAGAAAACGGCGACCTATTTACAGTGCAAGATACTGCAGCATTGAAGAATGACAGTGCTGCCGAGACAGTACATAAAGGAATAGTGATGGATTTGATGTTCCCAGTAATAATTCTCATCATCTCTTGCATCACTGGCATGCTATATACTGGAGGATTCTGGAGGGGCAAATCATTTGTAACTGCATTTGCAGGTTGTGATGCATCCACGTCTCTAGTGCTCGGAAGTGTTGTTTCACTTGTTATTACAGTTGTCTACTACATGATTAGAAGAGTCGTTCCTTTCTCGGAGCTTATGGAATGTGTTCCAGAGGGATTCAAATCCATGGTTTCACCAATTCTCGTTCTGACAATGGCATGGACTCTAAAAACTATGACCGATTCTCTAGGTCTAGCGCAATTCGTTGCCAATATGATGGATAAGATTCCTGGCGGATTAATCATGATAATACCTGCGATGTTCTTCCTCGTATCTTGTGCTCTAGGTTTTGCGTCTGGCACGTCGTGGGGAACATTCGGAATACTCATCCCTATAGCACTTGCAGTAACTGCGAATAGACCTGATATGATGATTGTGCTCATATCTTCCTGCATGGCTGGTGGAGTTTGTGGTGACCACTGCTCGCCAATCTCCGATACGACTATCATGTCATCTGCAGGTGCAGCTGTTAGACACCTCAGCCACGTTGAGACTCAGCTACCTTATGCTATGACCGTTCTTGCTGTATCGGCTGTATGTTATGTAATTGCTGGCATCATGGAATCGCCATGGGTTGCACTCGCGGTAGGTCTCGTACTACTATATGTGGTTCTGCGCTTCTTCAAGAGAAGAGAGGGTTCGTATGTAGTTGACGAAGCTCAGGCTATTGAGACTGCAACTGCCCGAGGTTAA
- a CDS encoding FtsW/RodA/SpoVE family cell cycle protein has product MAVYILMKSIMSLLSTRVTPEVWGYLSVEDGVTLPITHWENIIGRSSSVDLRIELDTISNTQALLIRRKDGKWMFKDLNSKNGTIINGIQLIPRKKYIINPGDEITMGGAKCTLAAISVEEEKNNDAMRSMDKKPVSPWPLMVAITAFQFLTMIQLIIGMGTNLTPGALLSIPLLSATMWIYVILFRAMGSKGFEMEMIAFFMSTIGLAVTTSANPALTMKQYIATLVGIFIFIFMCIYMRDLRRTEKIKPVLAVLAIGLLLFNVIFGTTKFGAANWVTVGGISIQPSEIVKLAFICIGAATMENLFNKKNLYGFMLFSLFCLACLAKMGDFGGALIFFVTYLVISFLRSGDFSRLILTIGAAGIMGILVLRFKPYILSRFNAWGHVWEPDFINGMGYQQTRTMSYASGGGLLGLGAGNGSLKTVAASNTDLVFGFVTEEWGLIISILLVLCIITLSLFAVNSIVAGRSAFYTIAACGAATMMIFQTMLNIFGAVDLFPLTGVTFPFVSTGGTSAMCSWAMLAYFKAADMRKDASLAIKRRP; this is encoded by the coding sequence TTGGCAGTATACATTCTTATGAAGTCCATCATGTCGCTGCTCTCAACTAGGGTGACTCCAGAGGTCTGGGGCTACCTATCTGTTGAGGATGGTGTTACACTTCCAATCACTCATTGGGAGAACATTATCGGCAGATCGTCATCTGTTGACCTGCGTATTGAGCTTGATACGATTTCTAATACGCAGGCACTTTTGATTCGCCGTAAAGACGGAAAATGGATGTTTAAGGATTTGAATTCCAAGAATGGGACCATTATCAATGGTATCCAGCTCATTCCACGTAAGAAATACATAATTAATCCTGGTGACGAAATCACGATGGGCGGTGCAAAGTGCACGCTCGCTGCGATAAGTGTTGAAGAGGAAAAGAATAATGATGCTATGCGCTCGATGGACAAGAAACCTGTCTCGCCATGGCCACTTATGGTTGCTATCACCGCATTTCAGTTTCTGACGATGATACAGCTGATAATTGGCATGGGGACGAATCTCACTCCAGGGGCGCTTCTTTCAATTCCGCTACTTTCTGCTACTATGTGGATTTATGTGATTCTTTTTAGAGCCATGGGCAGCAAGGGTTTTGAAATGGAGATGATAGCTTTCTTCATGTCGACTATAGGACTAGCGGTCACGACTTCTGCCAACCCTGCGCTTACAATGAAGCAGTATATCGCAACGCTTGTCGGGATCTTCATCTTCATATTCATGTGCATATATATGCGAGATCTGAGGAGGACGGAGAAGATTAAGCCGGTGCTCGCTGTGCTCGCTATAGGGCTACTGCTGTTCAATGTAATATTCGGAACGACTAAATTCGGAGCTGCTAACTGGGTTACTGTCGGTGGCATCTCAATTCAGCCTTCTGAAATCGTCAAGCTCGCATTCATATGCATCGGTGCAGCAACCATGGAGAATCTCTTCAACAAGAAAAATCTCTATGGTTTCATGCTATTTTCCTTATTCTGCCTGGCTTGCCTTGCCAAGATGGGAGACTTCGGAGGTGCGCTTATCTTCTTCGTGACCTATCTGGTAATTTCGTTCCTAAGAAGTGGTGATTTTTCGAGGCTTATACTCACGATAGGGGCTGCCGGAATTATGGGCATACTTGTGCTCAGGTTTAAACCGTATATACTGAGCAGATTCAATGCCTGGGGGCATGTGTGGGAACCGGATTTTATCAACGGTATGGGATATCAGCAGACTAGAACCATGTCTTATGCATCTGGTGGAGGTCTCCTCGGCCTTGGTGCAGGTAATGGATCCTTAAAGACCGTTGCAGCCTCCAACACAGACCTTGTGTTTGGGTTTGTAACTGAAGAATGGGGGCTCATAATATCAATTCTGCTCGTTCTGTGTATCATTACCCTCTCGCTGTTTGCGGTAAATTCAATCGTAGCAGGAAGATCAGCGTTTTACACGATAGCAGCATGCGGTGCTGCGACGATGATGATCTTTCAGACCATGCTAAATATATTTGGAGCGGTAGACCTGTTTCCGCTAACTGGAGTTACCTTCCCGTTCGTCTCTACGGGCGGTACTAGTGCGATGTGTTCATGGGCAATGCTAGCCTACTTTAAGGCTGCGGATATGCGTAAGGATGCAAGCCTTGCGATTAAGAGGAGACCGTGA